In the Candidatus Poribacteria bacterium genome, one interval contains:
- a CDS encoding mandelate racemase/muconate lactonizing enzyme family protein — MKITAIKTFMARFGNRPRGLIKVETDEGLYGWGEAYSTGPDLSVEPIADYIFEMIQGDDPRRIEYIMMKLHQQFRFPAGGAGLAVISAVDHALWDISGKAAGLPVYMLLGGHARDRVRIYRGIGGRDGIEAADQAHKLHEEWGFTAFKTSPYQLDPDADRWGRVCDAAATYFEQIRNNTPTDWEFAFDPHAKIFEPIRALQLANALAPYDPYFYEEPLRPEHIPAWARLRAQMQVPLATGESLYTRFEFLDLIAAQGADIIQPDVCVCGGLLEMRKIAAIAEAHYVSVAPHNPMGPLATAVNVHFAAATPNFKILEYLLPTETEWNAWVDEPYLPKDGYLELRDRPGLGVEVSEEAITDNEYIHWQRTCPIRPDGSTGYI, encoded by the coding sequence GTGAAGATTACTGCTATCAAAACCTTTATGGCACGGTTTGGTAACCGACCCCGTGGCCTCATCAAAGTCGAAACAGACGAAGGACTCTACGGATGGGGTGAAGCCTACTCCACGGGTCCTGACCTCTCTGTTGAACCGATCGCTGATTACATCTTTGAGATGATTCAAGGCGACGATCCGAGACGGATTGAGTATATCATGATGAAACTGCATCAGCAGTTCCGGTTTCCAGCGGGCGGTGCCGGGCTTGCTGTCATTTCTGCTGTTGATCATGCGTTGTGGGACATCAGTGGAAAGGCAGCGGGTTTACCAGTCTATATGCTCCTCGGTGGACACGCCCGTGACCGCGTCCGCATCTATCGTGGCATTGGTGGCAGAGACGGTATCGAAGCCGCAGATCAAGCACACAAACTTCATGAAGAGTGGGGATTCACTGCTTTCAAGACGAGTCCTTATCAACTTGATCCCGATGCAGATCGGTGGGGACGTGTCTGTGATGCTGCCGCCACCTATTTTGAGCAAATTCGGAATAACACCCCAACGGATTGGGAATTCGCCTTCGATCCGCACGCCAAAATCTTCGAGCCGATTCGCGCGCTCCAACTCGCAAACGCACTCGCGCCCTACGATCCGTATTTCTACGAGGAACCGCTCCGACCTGAGCATATACCTGCCTGGGCGCGCCTGCGTGCCCAGATGCAAGTGCCACTCGCAACCGGGGAATCCCTCTATACACGTTTTGAGTTTCTGGATCTCATCGCAGCGCAGGGGGCTGACATCATTCAGCCGGACGTTTGTGTTTGTGGTGGATTGTTGGAGATGCGGAAAATCGCTGCAATCGCCGAAGCGCACTATGTCAGTGTCGCACCCCACAACCCAATGGGACCGCTCGCAACGGCTGTTAATGTCCACTTCGCCGCCGCAACCCCAAATTTTAAAATCCTTGAATATCTGCTGCCCACTGAAACCGAATGGAACGCGTGGGTAGATGAACCTTATCTACCGAAAGATGGATATTTGGAATTGCGAGACCGTCCCGGCTTAGGCGTAGAGGTGAGCGAAGAGGCGATCACGGACAATGAATACATCCACTGGCAGCGCACCTGTCCTATCCGTCCCGATGGTTCAACTGGCTACATTTAA
- a CDS encoding 3' terminal RNA ribose 2'-O-methyltransferase Hen1, whose translation MLLTISTTYSPATDLGYLLHKHPARIQSFGLTFGQAHVFYPEARAETCTAALLLDVDPVGLVRRPHGQFAENFALAEYVSDRPYVASSFLSVAIARVFSTALSGKCKERPELVETEIPLKAKLSILPCRGGEKLLRRLFEPLGYTVGAERYMLDPQFPDWGQSRYFTVTLENTCQLSELLTHLYVLMPVLDDEKHYWVGEAEIEKLLKHGNDWLAGHPEQESIVRRYLKHQRRLTHEALAQLREEDAQETDEASQAHKEEQIEERISLNEVRLAAVTEVLKTCGAKRVLDLGCGEGKLLRKLLAEKQFEEIVGMDVSHHILKIAQDRLHYDRLPERQKKRLHLFQGSLGYRDKRLIGYDAAAVIEVIEHLDMPRLMAFERVLFECACPRTVVLTTPNIEYNVKFENLEAGNYRHKDHRFEWTRDEFQSWAAGVAKRFDYTVVFHPIGPETEDVGSPTQMAVFTRNRKEK comes from the coding sequence ATGCTATTAACAATATCAACCACATATTCTCCTGCGACCGATCTTGGTTATTTGTTACATAAACACCCCGCGCGAATTCAATCCTTTGGGCTTACCTTTGGTCAAGCACACGTCTTTTACCCAGAAGCGCGTGCCGAAACCTGCACGGCAGCCCTGCTTCTTGATGTTGATCCGGTTGGACTTGTCCGCCGTCCGCACGGGCAATTTGCGGAAAATTTCGCCTTGGCGGAGTACGTCAGTGATCGTCCTTACGTTGCGTCGTCGTTTTTGAGTGTAGCAATCGCACGGGTATTTAGCACTGCGTTATCGGGCAAGTGCAAAGAACGTCCAGAACTTGTGGAAACAGAGATCCCTTTAAAGGCAAAATTATCCATCTTGCCCTGCCGCGGTGGAGAAAAATTGTTGCGCCGACTTTTTGAGCCTCTGGGGTATACAGTAGGCGCAGAACGATATATGTTAGACCCCCAATTCCCAGATTGGGGACAGAGTCGTTATTTTACGGTGACGCTCGAAAATACCTGTCAATTGAGCGAACTCCTCACGCATCTTTATGTTTTGATGCCAGTGCTTGACGACGAAAAGCACTACTGGGTGGGTGAAGCGGAGATCGAAAAACTCTTAAAGCATGGCAATGATTGGCTCGCTGGGCATCCAGAACAAGAATCGATTGTTCGTCGTTACTTGAAACATCAACGTCGGCTGACGCATGAGGCACTCGCCCAATTGCGCGAAGAAGATGCTCAAGAGACTGACGAGGCAAGTCAAGCACATAAAGAAGAACAGATTGAAGAACGTATCTCTCTGAACGAAGTCCGCTTGGCTGCGGTCACTGAGGTCCTTAAAACGTGTGGTGCGAAACGCGTTCTTGATTTAGGATGCGGTGAGGGAAAACTTCTCCGCAAGTTATTGGCTGAAAAGCAATTTGAAGAAATCGTAGGAATGGACGTTTCACATCACATCCTGAAAATCGCACAAGATCGACTCCATTACGATCGATTACCGGAAAGGCAGAAAAAACGGCTTCATCTATTCCAAGGATCGCTCGGGTATCGGGATAAACGCTTGATTGGATATGATGCGGCTGCAGTCATAGAGGTCATCGAACACTTAGACATGCCACGACTTATGGCTTTTGAACGCGTACTTTTCGAGTGTGCCTGTCCTCGGACGGTTGTGTTGACGACACCGAATATCGAATACAACGTGAAATTTGAGAATCTGGAGGCTGGGAACTATCGGCACAAAGATCACCGTTTTGAATGGACACGGGACGAATTTCAATCTTGGGCAGCAGGTGTTGCGAAACGTTTCGATTACACCGTTGTGTTTCACCCGATCGGTCCAGAGACTGAAGACGTTGGATCGCCGACGCAGATGGCTGTCTTTACCCGAAACCGCAAGGAAAAATGA
- a CDS encoding polynucleotide kinase-phosphatase has protein sequence MNIPEPSLVLLIGPSGSGKSTFARKHFKPTEVLSSDFCRGLVSDDETDQTATDDAFEVLRFIAAKRLAAGKLTVIDATNVQVEARKPLVALAREYHYLTVAIVFNMPTKLCQERNEARPDRDLKPHVVRQQNQQLRRSLRNLKREGFRHFTYVMSTPEAVEAACVERQPLWVNRTDDQGPFDIIGDIHGCFDELVELLTELGYEISTQPEGETVVQPPQGKKAIFVGDFVDRGPKVAEVLRLVMGMQKTGAAICVPGNHDVKLVRALRGKNVNPTYGLAESLSQLEKESTEFKTQIVEFLDGLVSHYVLDNGKLVVAHAGMKAELQGRASGRVREFALYGETTGETDDFGLPIRVDWADEYRGTAMVVYGHTPVAEPQWVNRTINIDTGCVFGGRLTALRYPERELVSIPARQTYYEPTKPLLVGRNSDSRLRTAETQHSGDILDIDDVLGKRVISTRLHNNVTIREENTITALEVISRFAVDPKWLIYLPPTMSPTETTNISGLLEHPTEAFTYYRKQGVSNVIWEEKHMGSRAVVIVCRDPETAKRRFGVADETLGICYTRTGRRFFDDAAIETELLRQVKTAVDKVNYWEVFNTDWVCLDCELMPWSVKAQELLRQQYAPVGTSARVALGEAVASLETAAERGVDVNDILNDYRQRADAVTEYVKAYQQYCWQVQSITDLKLAPFHLLATEGTVYFDKDHLWHMETLSKLCQSSEDTLLFATSYGIVDVTDDASQTEAIHQWEELTEHGGEGTVIKPLDFIAQSKRGLIQPAVKSRGREYLRIIYGLEYTLPQNLERLRSRGLSHKRSLALREFALGVEALERFVHREPLSHVHECVFGILALESEAVDPRL, from the coding sequence ATGAATATTCCTGAACCCTCACTTGTCCTTCTCATTGGACCTTCAGGATCGGGTAAGTCTACCTTTGCCCGTAAGCATTTTAAACCAACCGAAGTTCTTTCATCAGATTTCTGCCGAGGGCTTGTTTCAGACGATGAGACCGACCAGACGGCAACGGATGATGCATTTGAAGTGCTGCGTTTCATCGCTGCGAAGCGGCTTGCTGCAGGGAAATTAACGGTCATTGATGCAACCAACGTCCAGGTTGAAGCGCGGAAACCTTTAGTTGCCCTGGCACGCGAATACCACTATCTAACCGTTGCGATTGTGTTTAACATGCCGACAAAACTCTGTCAGGAAAGAAATGAGGCACGTCCTGACCGAGATTTAAAACCGCATGTCGTCCGTCAGCAGAACCAGCAACTTCGCCGCTCACTGCGTAATCTCAAACGCGAGGGTTTTCGACACTTCACCTATGTCATGTCCACGCCGGAAGCGGTTGAAGCTGCCTGCGTGGAGCGACAGCCATTGTGGGTAAACCGCACAGACGACCAGGGACCCTTTGACATCATAGGTGATATTCACGGTTGTTTTGATGAGCTTGTTGAATTGCTCACAGAACTCGGTTATGAAATCTCAACGCAGCCAGAAGGTGAAACCGTTGTTCAGCCACCACAAGGTAAGAAAGCGATTTTTGTTGGGGATTTTGTTGACCGGGGTCCAAAAGTTGCCGAAGTGTTACGCTTGGTTATGGGGATGCAAAAAACTGGCGCGGCTATCTGTGTACCGGGGAATCATGATGTAAAACTGGTTCGCGCGCTTCGCGGCAAAAACGTGAATCCGACATACGGGTTGGCAGAATCGCTCTCTCAATTGGAGAAAGAATCAACCGAATTTAAAACGCAAATCGTAGAATTCCTTGATGGCTTGGTGAGCCACTACGTCCTTGACAACGGGAAGTTGGTCGTCGCACACGCTGGAATGAAGGCTGAATTACAAGGCAGGGCATCGGGGCGCGTACGTGAATTCGCATTGTATGGAGAGACAACCGGAGAGACCGATGACTTCGGTTTGCCTATTCGGGTCGATTGGGCTGATGAGTATCGCGGCACTGCGATGGTCGTCTATGGGCACACGCCTGTCGCCGAGCCACAGTGGGTAAATCGAACAATCAACATTGATACAGGCTGTGTTTTCGGCGGAAGACTGACAGCGTTGCGATACCCTGAAAGAGAACTCGTTTCTATTCCCGCACGCCAGACGTATTATGAACCAACAAAGCCACTTCTTGTAGGACGGAACTCCGATTCCCGACTTCGTACTGCCGAAACGCAGCACTCTGGTGATATTTTAGACATCGATGATGTACTGGGAAAGCGCGTTATCAGCACGCGATTACATAATAACGTGACAATCCGTGAAGAAAATACCATAACTGCCTTGGAGGTTATCAGCCGTTTCGCTGTAGACCCAAAATGGCTTATATACCTTCCACCGACGATGTCCCCGACCGAGACGACAAACATCTCCGGTTTGCTTGAACATCCAACCGAGGCGTTCACATATTATCGCAAACAGGGTGTATCCAACGTCATCTGGGAAGAAAAACACATGGGGTCCCGCGCTGTCGTTATCGTTTGTCGAGATCCGGAAACCGCAAAAAGGCGGTTTGGTGTCGCAGACGAGACGCTTGGCATCTGTTACACACGAACCGGCAGACGTTTCTTTGACGATGCCGCGATTGAAACCGAACTGTTGAGACAGGTGAAAACGGCAGTAGATAAAGTGAATTATTGGGAGGTCTTCAATACGGATTGGGTATGTCTTGACTGTGAACTAATGCCTTGGTCGGTCAAGGCGCAGGAGTTGTTACGACAACAATATGCCCCGGTGGGGACATCGGCGCGTGTCGCTTTGGGAGAAGCAGTTGCCTCCTTGGAAACCGCTGCCGAACGAGGCGTTGACGTAAACGATATATTGAACGACTATCGTCAACGCGCAGATGCAGTGACCGAATACGTCAAGGCTTATCAGCAATACTGTTGGCAGGTCCAATCTATTACCGATCTAAAACTCGCCCCATTCCACCTACTCGCGACGGAAGGTACGGTTTACTTTGACAAAGACCATCTGTGGCACATGGAAACGCTTAGCAAACTCTGCCAAAGTTCTGAAGATACCCTGTTGTTCGCGACTTCCTATGGGATAGTTGATGTGACTGACGACGCGAGTCAAACTGAGGCGATCCATCAATGGGAAGAACTCACTGAGCATGGCGGTGAAGGCACAGTCATCAAGCCTCTGGATTTTATCGCTCAGAGCAAGCGAGGATTAATACAACCGGCTGTAAAATCCCGAGGTCGTGAGTATCTCCGAATAATCTATGGACTTGAATATACATTGCCTCAAAACTTAGAACGTCTCCGTTCCCGCGGACTTTCTCACAAACGTTCCCTTGCACTTCGAGAATTCGCATTGGGTGTTGAGGCACTTGAGCGTTTTGTTCATCGTGAACCGCTATCTCATGTTCATGAGTGCGTTTTCGGAATTTTGGCACTCGAAAGTGAAGCAGTTGATCC